The stretch of DNA CGGCCCCGTTCGGCCCCAGCAGCCCCAGTATCTCGCCCCGCCGCAAACCAAGCTCCACGCCGCGCAGCACCGGACGCCCCGACAGCGTCAGCCCCAGACCCCTGGTTTCCAGCGCGATCCCCGTCATGCCCCCACTCCCCGGCTGCGGATCACCAGCCACAGGAAGAAGGGCGCGCCAATGAGCGCGGTCAGGACGCCCACATTCAGCTCCCGCCCCTCGATCGCCAGCCGCGCGGCGATGTCGGCCGCCAGCAGGAGCGCCGCGCCGCCCAGTCCCGAGGGCAGCAGCAGCGCGCCCGGCATCCGGTTCGTGAGCGGGCGCAGCAGATGCGGCACCACGAGCCCGATGAAGCCGATCGCCCCGGTCACCGCCGTGCCCGCGCCCACGCAGAGCGCCACGCCCGCGACCAGCCGCAGCCGCACCCGCGACAGCGCCACGCCCATGCCGGTTGCCGCCTCCTCGCCCAGCGACAGCGCGTCCAGCGCACGGGCGGTGGAAAGCACCAGCGCCCAGCCCGCCAGCATCAGCGGCAGGGCAAGCCAGACATGCTCCATCGAGCGGTCCTTGATCGAGCCGAGAAGCCAGAAGATGATCTCGTAGCTGGCAAAGGGATTGGGCGACAGGTTCAGCACCAGCGATGTAAGCGCCCCCGCCAGGCTGGAGATCGCGACCCCCGCAAGGATCAGCGTCAGCGTGCTGGCCGCGCGTGCCGCCAGCGCCAACAGGACAAGAACCGCGACCGCCGCCCCCGTCAGCGCACCCGCCGGCAGTACCCACAGCGCGGCCCCCGCCACACCGGTGTAGAACATCAGCACCGCGCCCAGCGATGCGGTCGCCGAGACGCCGATCACGCCCGGTTCGGCCAGCGGGTTGCGCAGGAAGCCCTGCAACGCCGCGCCAGACAGCCCCAGCCCGAAGCCCACCAGCGCCGCCAGCAGCGCCCGCGGCAGCCGCACCTCGCGCAGGATCAGCGCGGCCGGATCGTCGCCGCCAGCGATCAGCGCGCGCAGCGCATCGGGCGTGGGTATCGGCGCGGGACCGATGGCAAGCGAGGCCGCGAACAGCGCCAGGGTCAGCGCCGCAAGGGGCAAGGTCAGCCGCCCGATCATGCGCCCCCCCCTGGCCGCAGCCGTGCCAGCGCGCGCAGCGCATCCAGCGTGAAGGGCCCGCCGCAGGAGAACGCCGCCTCGGGCAGGGCGCCCCGGCCTTGCGGGGCGAGTAGCGCCAATGCCGGATGGCGCATCGCCAGGTCCGCCAGCGCGGGCGCGCTGCCCTCGGGCTCGGACAGCACCAGCAGGTCGGGCGGATCGCTCAGCAGCAGCTCAAGCGGGTAGGGGGCGACCCCGGTCACGCCGTAGATCTCTGCCTGGTTGCGCAGACCCAGCGCGGCAAGGGCGCTGGAGGCAAGCGTGCCGCCGCCGGACACGACGCCGTTCTGGCCGTAGAACAGCGCCGTCGGGCTGCCCGGCGTCACCGGACGCGTCAGCGCGGAAAGCTCTGCCTCGAAGGCGGCGGCCATGGCCTCGCCCCGCGCTTCCTGCCCCAGAAGCCGGCCCATGCGCCGGATGTCACCGGGGATGGTGTCGAGCGTCTGGGTGTAGTCGAAAGCCTCGATCCGCGTGCCCAGGCCCTCGAGCAGGCGGGCGGTGTCGGTCAGCCCGAAGGTGCCCGTGACCACCAGGTCGGGGCGCGCCGCCAGCACCTCCTCGGCCGCGCCGCCGTTCTTGGGATAGGCGGCCGCGCGTTCCCAGTTGGCCGACAGCGAGGGGTCGTCGGCCAGTACGGAAAGCGATACGATCTGGCCGGGGTCGGCCAGATCCAGCACCAGCTGATCGGTGCACAGGTTCAGCGACATCACCCGTGGCAGCCGCCCCTCGTCGGGGCGGACGGGCGAGGCTGCGACCAGCCCCGCCATCACCGCGAGCCATGCCGCGCGGATCATCTCAGAACCGCGCTTCCAGCCCGGCAAAGATCCCGATGCCGGGGGTGCCGTAGCCCTTGATGACCTGGTAATCCTGATCGAGCAGGTTCTCGCCGCGGACGAACAGCTCCACCCGCTCGCTGGGCCTGTAGGACACGCGCGCGTCCACCAGCAGGTAGTCGTCCACCGGCACGTCCGCGAAGGTGCCGGACCCGGTCGAGACGCGATCCTCCACATCCGCGACCGCGCGGACCGAGCCTGCCACTTCCCACCGGTCGGCGGGCTTCGCCACCGCCGTCAGGCTGAGGGCGTGGCGCGGGATGCGCGGGCGTCGGGCGCCGTCGGGCTGCTCGGTATCGGTGTAGGTATAGGCGCCCCGCACCTCCAGCCGGTCGCCCGGCGACCAGGTAAGCGAGGTTTCCACCCCGCGCCGCTTCGTGGTGCCCGGCAACTGCTCGTAGGAGAAGCTGGCGAAGCTGTAGTCGATCAGGTTGTCGGTATCGAGCAGGAAGCCGGTGACATCCGCGACCAGCGCGCCCCCCAGAAAGGTCTGCTCCAGCCCCAGGTCGATGCTCAGGCTTTCCTCTGGCTCCAGCGCCGGGTTGCCCGTGCCGAAGGGCGCGTAAAGCTCGTAAAGGCTGGGCGCGCGGTAGCCGGTCCCGACCGAGCCGTGCAGCCGGGTCGCGCCGCCGCCCGGCCGCCAGCTGGCGGTCAGCCGGCCGGTGGTCTGGCCGCCGAAAACCTCGTGGTCGTCGTGGCGCAGGCCGGCCGTCAGGCTCAGATCGGCCGAAGGCGTCCAGGTGCCCTGCGCCCAGATCCCGAAGATCGACACCTCGTCCGAGGTCGCGCCGCCGAAATTGTCTGTCACATCGGCGGTCTGCGTCTCGTGATCGGCGCCGAATTGCAGGGTCACGGTGTCCGTGGCATCGAAGCGGCCCTGGTATTCGAGCTTGGTCCGCCGCCCGATGTAGTTGGCCTCGAACGGGCCGAAGCCCGAGACGGTCAACAGGTCGCGATCCACCTCGAAGACCTGCGCGGCGAAGGTGTTGCTGAGCCGCCCGTCCAGCGTCTCGAGCGTGACACCCAGCCGCGCGCCGGTCTGCACCGCCTGCGTCTGGTTGAAGGGGTTGTCCGCCGGGGGGTTGCCGCCGTCGTCGAACTCGGCGTCGCTTTCGATCCTGAGCGCAGAGCCGAAGACGGTGACGCCCTCTCCCACCCGCTGCTCGCCGGCAAGGGTCAGGGTCAGGTTGTCGTAGCCGTCCTTTTCCGCGCCGCCATCCGCCGCGGAAATCCCGTCCGTGCGCAGCCCGCTCAGCCCGAAGGAAAATCGACCGGTGTCCGAGGCCGCGTCGAGCGTGTAGCCCGCGCCCAGCGTGCCCTGCGCACCCGCCTCGATCCGGAAGCCCTGGTAGAGCCCCGGCCCGCGATCCGACAGGGTAGAGATGCCGATGACGCCCGCCACCGCGTCCGCCCCGTAAAGCGTGCTCTGCGACCCCTTGAGCACCTCGACCGAGGCGATGCCCTGGGCGGGCAGATGCTCGAAGGGCACCTGCACCTGGGTCGCGCTCGGGTCGGATATGTCGATGCCGTTGAACAGCGTCTTGACGTATTTCTTGTCCGCGCCGCGCACCGAAAGGCTGGTTTCCTGCCCGGTTCCGCCGGGGGACGAGACGCTGACGCCCGGCAGGGCGGTCAGGTAGTCGGTCAGGCGCGGCTTGCCCTCGGCCTCGATCTCTTCTTCGCTCAGCGTCTCGACCGTGGCGCCGGTCGTCTCAGGGTCCGTGGGCGCGCGGTTCGGCAGGATGACGATTTCCCCGATATCCAGCGTCTGCGCCTGCGATTGGCCATGGGGCGCCAGCCCCGCGCAAAGTCCCGCGAGGACAAGGGGTCCGGTTTTCAGAACGTGCATGCAATCCCTCTTTCGCCCCGACTGGCGGGGGCGTCTTCCGATGTTGCTTTCCACCGGAGGGATCGGACGATTCCACCGGCGATGACGGGCGTCACCACCGATTTGCTCAGTGCCAGGCGCTCCCCGCACCCGGAATGTGACTGTCAGGGCAGGTCTCCTGGCTCGCGGGTCACCGACCTGACCGCCTTCCCGAAGCGCATCGCGCCGCAGTGGCATGTGGATCAGGCCTCACCGCTCACAGTTGCGGGGGCAGCTACGGCAGCGGGCCATGCCCGTTCCGTATTCCCTCTTTCCTCCCGCGCCGACGGTGTCGCCGCGGGAACCTCTGACAGCTTGACGCTAACAGCCGCGTCGGGCGGGGTCAATCACGCAGCCGTGAGAGCCCCGGCTCAGGCCGCCTTCGCTGCGGCCCCCAGCAGCGCCACGTTGCCGCCGGCGGCGGTCGTGTCGATGCAGACATGGCGCTCCAGCCGGCACATCGCCTCCAGGTCGGTGGTGCCGGTCGACAGCGGCAGGATCGCGCCCTTGCGGGCGGCCAGCGCCTTGCGGATCTCGCGCGCCTGTGCCTCCGGACCCCAGAAGGCGACCACGTCGAACCCTTGCAGGTCGCGCAGCGCGCCCGGTGCCAACGTGCCGCGCACGCCGTCGCCCTGGGGCAGGTCGGGGGCCACCATCAGCGCGGTGCAGCGGCGGCCTTCGGCGATGCGGGCCTGTTGCCGCGCCAGTTCCGCCGAGGGGCCGAGGCAGAGCACCCGGCCGCGGGCATAGACCGACAGGCGGTTCGATTCGCCCGTGGGCCCGGGCAGGTCCGCCACCGATTGCGCCTTGCGTGCAGGCCGGGGCAGCGCGGCCAGCGCCGCCGCCACCTTCTGCGGGTCCGCCTCGGCACCCGAGGGCGCATGGCCCTGCACCATGTCCGCGACGGCGAAGCGCGGCAGGTAGTTCGGCCCGCCCGCCTTCGGCCCGGTGCCCGACAGCCCCTCGCCGCCAAAGGGCTGGGAGCCGACGACCGCGCCGATCTGGTTGCGGTTGATGTAGATGTTGCCCACGTTCAGACGCGAGACCGCCTGTTCCACCCTGTCGTCGATGCGCGAATGCATCCCGAAGGTCAGCCCGTAGCCGGTCGCGTTGATCGCATCCACGACCGCGTCCAGATCCTCGGCCCGGTAGCTTGCCACATGCAGCACGGGACCGAAGATCTCGCGCTCCAGATCCGCGATGCCGTTCACGCGGATCACGGTGGGGGCGACGAAGGTGCCGCTTTCGGGCACGTTCAGCCGGTGCAGGACGCGGCCCTCGGCCTCGGCCTGGGCTACATGGGCAAGGATGCCGTCGCGCGCCTCCGCATCGATCACCGGGCCCACATCGGTATCGAGCGCCCAGGGGTCGCCCAGCCTGAGTTCCGCCATCGCCCCGTAAAGCATGCGCAGCACCGTCGCCTCGACATCCTTCTGGACATAGAGCACGCGCAGCGCGGAACAGCGCTGCCCGGCCGAGCGGAAGGCCGAGTTCACGATGTCACGCACCGCCTGCTCGGGCAGGGCGGAGCTGTCCACGATCATCGCGTTCAGCCCGCCGGTTTCCGCGATCAGCGGCGCGGAAGGGGCAAGCGCCCCGGCCATCGCCCGGTGGATCGCCTGCGCCGTCTCGGTCGAGCCGGTGAACGCGACGCCGGCCACCCGCGGGTCCGAAGTGAGCGCCGCGCCTACCACGGCGCCGTCGCCGGGCAGCAGTTGCAGCGCATGGCGCGGCACGCCCGCCTCGAGCAGGATCGCGGTCGCCAGATGGGCTGTCAGCGGCGTCTGCTCGGCCGGTTTCGCCAGCACGCCGTTGCCCGCGGCCAGCGCCGCCGAAACCTGCCCGCAAAAGATCGCCAGCGGGAAGTTCCAGGGCGAGATGCAGGCAAACACGCCGCGCGCGGGCCGGTCCAGCCGCGCCGCCTCGTTGCCGTAGAAGCGCAGGAAATCCACCGCCTCGCGCAATTCGGCCACCGCGTCCGCGGGGGTCTTACCGGCTTCACGCGCGAGCAGCGCAAAGATCTCGCCGAAGCGGCGCTCCATCAGGTCGGCGGCGCGGCGCAGCACCGTGGCCCGCTCGATCGGTCCGGCCTCGGCCCAGGGGCGCGCGGCGGCCAGCGCCGTCTCTACATCCGCGGCCGAGGCAGGCGTCACCGTGCCGACCGTGTCGGCGTGATCGGCCGGGTTCAGCGCGGCCACCGGCTCGCCCCCCGTGGCTTCCCCTGCGATCAGCGGCCCGGCTTGCCAGGCATGGGTGCGGAACGGCGCGCGCTCGGCTTCGAGTTCCGCCAGCAGAACCGGGTCGTGCAGGTCGTAGCCGCGTGCATTGAGCCGCCCCTCGCCGAAGATGGCGGCGGGCGCCACCACCGCGGGCATGCCCGCGCCCAGCGCGCGGTCGAGCGCCGCGAAGGGATCGGCCGCCACGACCGCGGCCGGGATGTCCTCGTCCACGATCTGGTTCACGAAGGAACTGTTGGCGCCGTTCTCCAGCAGGCGGCGCACCAGATAGGCCAGCAGGTCGCGGTGCTTGCCCACCGGCGCGTAGATCCGGCAGCGCGTGCCTTCGGCCTTGCGCACCTGCTCGTGCAGCGCGGCCCCCATCCCGTGCAGGCGCTGGAACTCGTAGGACGCGCCTTCGGGCGCCATTTCCAGAATGGCGGCCACGGTGTGGGCATTGTGCGTGGCGAATTGCGGATAGATGCGGTCCGTCAGGCCCAGCAGCTTCTTCGCGCAGCTGACATAGGACACGTCGGTCGCCACCTTGTGGGTGAAGACCGGGAAATCCGTCAGCCCCTCGACCTGGGCGCGCTTGATCTCGGTGTCCCAGTAGGCGCCCTTGACCAGCCGGACCATGATGCGCCGGTCAAGCCCGGTCGCCAGCGCGTGCAGCCAGTCGATCACCGGCGCGGCACGCTTGCCATAGGCCTGCACCACGACGCCGAAGCCGTCCCAGCCGGCAAGCTCCGGATCGCGCAGCAGCGCCTCGATCACGTCGAGCGACAGGTCCAGACGGTCGGCCTCCTCGGCGTCGATGTTCAGCCCCATGCCCGCCTTGCGCGCCGCCCGCGCGAGGCTCTGGGCGCGGGGGACGAGTTCCTCCATCACGCGGTCGCGCTGGCCTTCCTCATAGCGCGGGAACAGCGCCGACAGCTTGATCGAGATGCCGGGATTGTCCCGGATATCTGCGTTGGTGCAATGGGGTGCCAGCGCCTCGATCGCGTGGCTGTAGGCGCGGAAATAGGTCTCGGCGTCGGGCGAGGTCATCGCCGCCTCGCCCAGCATGTCGTAGGAATAGGTATAGCCCTGGTCCACCCGCGCCTTGCCCCGTTCGAGCGCGTTCTCGATGCTGGTGCCAAGCACGAACTGGCGGCCCATTTCCTTCATCGCGCGGGACACGGCGGTGCGGATCACCGGCTCGCCCAGGCGCTTGACCGCGCGGCGCAGGGTCGAGGCGACGCCGCGATCGGCCGGCTCGGTCAGCACCTTGCCGGTCAGCATCAGCGCCCAGGTCGAGGCGTTGACCAGCGACGAGCTGGAATGGCCCAGATGGCTGCCCCAGGCGGAAGGCGCGATCTTGTCCTCGATCAGCGCGTCGATGGTGTCGGCGTCGGGCACCCGCAGCAGCGCCTCGGCCAGGCACATCAGCGCGACGCCCTCTTCGGTCGAAAGCCCGTACTCGGCGAGGAACACCTCCATCATGCCTGGCGCGGTATCGGCGCGGATCGCCTCGACCAGCCGGGTGCCCCGGACAACGGCGGCGGCGCGCGTCGCCTCATCCACGGGGTGTGCTGCACGCAGACGGGCAAGCACTTCCTCCTGCGGGGCAAGGTGGGTCTGGCGGATGCGGGTGCGCAGATCGGCAAGCGTGGTCATCGGGAACCTCAGGGGAAAAAAGCCTGGGCAGAAGATACCAGATGGCGGGCAGGCATGTTTCCCGTTGATTGCCTTTTGACGGGACGGCATCCTGATCTGAGTGCAGTTTGCAGGATCACATGGGATGCAGGGCTCTGACGACGGGTCATTGGACCGCTACGACCGCGCCATTCTCGATATTCTCTCGCGCGAGGGGCGGCTGGCCATCACCGAGATCGCGAAACGAGTCGGCCTGTCGAAAAGCCCCTGCCAGGTACGCGTGCGCCGGCTGATCGACGATGGCTACATCCTGGGCTTCCAGGCGGTGCTGAACGCCGAGAAGCTGGACCGCACCCATATCGCCTTTGCCGAGGTGAAGCTGTCGAACACCACCGAGGCGGCGCTTGCCGCCTTCAACGCGGCGGCGCGCAAGGTGCCCGAGATCGAGCAGTGCCACCTGATCGCCGGATCGTTCGACTACCTGCTGAAGGTGCGCACCGCCGACATCTCTGCCTATCGGCGGGTGCTGGGCGAGACCATCTCGGCGTTGCCCCATGTGGCAAGCACATCGACCCACGTCTCGATGGAGGCGGTGAAGGAAGCCGGCCACCAGGTGATGGCCGATCCGGGCTGAGGTCTATTCCGCCGGCCGCGGCGCGGGCGCCTCGGGCGCGCGGATCACCCGGCGCAGGATGCGCGGCATCAGAAAGCTGCCGGTGGTGGCCAGCGGTACCGCCAGCGACCAGGCGACCGCGAAGGCCTGCATCCAGCGCCCCGCAAAACCCTCGCCAAGACCGGTATTCACGCCGGTAACGACCCCGGACATGATGAAGGACATGAAGCTTCCCATGATGAAGCCGGCCACCAACGGGGTGAAACGTGGGCTGAACATGATGCGCACCCTTCCGAAATGACATGCGGCGCGGATCGCCCGCGCCGTTCATGCCGATCCTAGGGCGTGCCCCGCGAAAGGAAACCCCCCTGCCGCGGGGAAGGGGCGCACCTGTCCGGCGCGCCCCGTCCGGCCCGGGTCAGGTCAGCCCGGTCTCGAGCGTGACGAAGCGGCGCATGCCCTCGCGCTCCACCAGCACGAGCACGCTGCCGCGCCCGTCGTCCTGCGCCGCCTGCACCACCTCGGCCACCAGCGCCGGGCTTGTCGCCTCGGTCTGGTTCACCGACAGGATCAGGTCGCCTGCGCGCAGGCCGGCCTCGTCCGCGGCCGCGCCGGGCAGCACCTCGGCCACCGCGACGCCCGCCTCGGTCGTGCCCAGCGTCAGGCCAAGCTGCGGCACCTCGACCACGGCGGGCCGGACTTCGGCCGTCCCGGCCATCTCGGCATCGAGCAGGGCCGGCGTGATCGCGAGCGTCGTCTCGGCACCGTTGCGCCAGATGCGGATCTCGGCTTCCGCGCCGACGGGCGCCTCGGCCACCGCGCGGGTCAGGTCGCGCAACTCGCCGACCGGCTCGTCCCCGAAGCCCAGCACCACGTCACCCGGCATCAGGCCCGCCTGCGCCGCGGGGCTGTCGGGCGTCACTTGTGCTACCAGCGCGCCGGTTGCATCCTCCAGCCCCAGGCTTTCGGCGATGTCGGGGCTGACCGGCTGGATCGACACCCCGATCCAGCCGCGCTCGATCCGGCCATCCTCCAGCAGGTCGGCCACGATCTCCTGCGCCTGGTCCGAGGGGATCGCGAAGCCCAGCCCGATGTTGCCGCCCGAGGGCGACAGGATCGCGGTGTTCACGCCGATCACGCGCCCCTCGAGATCGAACAGCGGCCCGCCCGAGTTGCCCCGGTTGATCGCCGCGTCGACCTGAAGATAGTCGTCGTAGGGGCCCGAGTTGATGTTGCGCCCGCGGGCCGAGACGATGCCGGCGGTCACCGTGCCATCCAGCCCCAGCGGGTTGCCGATGGCCACGGCCCAGTCACCCACGCGCACCGCGTCGCTGTCGCCCCAGGCGACGGTGGGCAGATCGCGCCCGGCATCGATGCGCAGCACGGCGATGTCCACCCGGTCGTCGCGGCCGACAAGCTCGGCCTCGTGCTCGCTGCCGTCATCCAGGATCACGGTGATCTCTTCGGCACCCGCGACGACGTGATTGTTGGTCACGATCACCCCGCTTTCGTCGATGATGAACCCGGAGCCGAGGCCCTGCCGCTCTTCCGGCCGACCCTCTGGCGCCGGCGGCATGCCGGGCATGCCCGGCGCTCCGAAGCGCTCGAAGAAATCGCGGAACGGATCGGGGATGTTCTCGGGCATCTGGAACTGGCTCGGGACCATGTCGGGCAGGGCCTGCCGCGTGACGACCGTGACCACGGCGGGTTTCGCCGCCTCGACCAGCGGGGCAAAGCTCTGGAGCTGCGGGGCGGCCTGCGCCCAGACCGGCGCCGCCACCGGCAGCGCCGCCGCCGCGATCGCCGATGCAAGCAGGGCCGACTTGATGGATTTCAATGCAGACATTCCTGTTATCCCTTCACTGGAGTGGTGTCGGTCCGACGCAATGCCGGAGCGTCATGCCTCCCAGATGCGGGCGCTGCCTGTCAGCCGCATGTCGGGAAGATTAAAGATCGTTCATCTGCGACCGCCGGGTTGCACCATTGCGTGAGGTGCCTCACCTATGATGCTCCAGGAAAAGGGTTTCACGGGCGGAAAGAGAGCCATGCGCCTGCTGATCGTGGAAGACGACGCCGAAACCGCGCGCTACCTGACCGAGGGTCTGCGCGAGGAGGGGCATGTCTGCGACCATTGCCATACCGGCACGGCGGGGCTCGCGGCGGCGCTGGGCCAGGATTACGACGCCATCATCATCGACCGCATGCTGCCCGAGCTGGACGGCCTGTCCGTGGTGCGCACCCTGCGCGCCGAGGGGCGCAAGACGCCCGTCCTGGTCCTCAGCGCGCTTGGCCAGGTGGATGACCGGGTCAAGGGGTTGCGCGCGGGCAGCGACGACTACCTCTCAAAGCCCTTCGCCTTTTCCGAGCTTCTGGCGCGTCTCGACGCGCTGACCCGCCGCGCGGTCCCGTCCGAGCAGGGCGAGACGGTGCTGAGGGTGGGCGATCTGGAACTGGATCTTCTGGCCCGCACCGCGCGGCGCGCCGGGCGCGAGATCACGCTGCTGCCGCGCGAATACCGCATCCTTGAATATTTCATGCGCCGCCCCGGCCGGGTGGTGACGCGGACCATGCTGCTGGAAGGGGTGTGGGACTACAATTTCGACCCGCAGACCAACGTGATCGACGTGCATGTCAGCCGTCTTCGGCAAAAGATCGACAAGGGCTTCGACGCGCCCCTTCTGCACACGGTGCGGGGCGCTGGCTACATGCTCAGGGCCGGGGGCTCGTGAGGGGCGTGCTGCGCGGCGCGATCTGGCGCACGACGGCCGCCCGTATCGCGCTGCTCTTCACGGCGCTCTTCTGCGCGGGCCTCGGGATCGGTCTCGGCTCGCTCTATCTCGGCACCATCGGGGTGATCGACCGGCAGACCGACGCCACCCTCGATGCCGAGATCCGCGCCCTGTCCGAAGGCTACCGCGAGGGCGGGCTTCTGCGGCTGGTGGGCGCGATCGAGGCGCGGACCGGGCCCGATGCGCGCAGCGACAACGTCTACCTGCTGGCGGGGCCGCAGGGCGTCCAGATTGCGGGGAACCTGTCGGGCTGGCCCGATGGCGCCAGTTTCGGCGCCGCGTTCAGCTTTCCGGTCCAGCGCCGCGACGGCGCCGAGATCGCCTCGCGCGAGGTGCGGGCGGTCGCCTTCGACCTGGGTGGCGGGTACCGGCTGCTGGTGGGGCGCGACAGTTCCACCCTGGAAGAGTTCCGCGCCCGCTTCATCGACGTGGCGCTCTGGGTGGCCGCCGGCACGCTGGTCATGGGGCTGGCGCTGGGCCTGATCCTGGGCCGCCGGGTGCTGGCCCGCGTCGCCCGCGCGGCCGAGGCGGGCGAGCGCATCGCCGCGGGCAACCTGGATGGCCGCGTGCCGGTGTCGGGCAGCGGCGACGAGTTCGACCGCCTGGCCACCAGCGTGAACGCCATGCTCGACCGGATAGAGGCGCTGATGCAGGGCATGCGGATCGCCACCGACAGCATCAGCCACGACGTGCGCAAGCCGCTGACGCGCGTGCGGGCGGAACTGGATCTTGCCCTGCGGCGCGAGACGGATGCCGCCGGCGCGCAGGCCGCCATGGCGCGGGCTCTGGGCCAGATCGACGCTGCGGTGGGCATCCTCGGCCGGCTGCTGGACATCGCCCGGGCCGAGGCGGGCATGGCCGGGGGCGAGTGGCGGGCGGTGGACCTGTCGCGCATCGCCGAGGATGCGGCCGAGCTGTACCTGCCACTGGCCGAGGAGCGCGGCATCGCGCTGTCGATCGATACCGCCGACCGCAGCCCCGCCCACGGAGAGCCGCAGCTTCTGGCGCAGGCGGTGGCGAACCTGATCGACAACGCGCTGAAATATGCGCCCGCAGCCAGCGGCCTTGTCCGCGTTACCGCCGGGCCCTTGCCGTCTGGCGGCGCCTTTGTCGAGGTGACGGACAACGGCCCCGGCATCCCTACTGAGGCGCGTGACCGGGTGACCGAGCGTTTCGTGCGGCTTGACGCGGCGCGCGGCGGCGATGGGTCGGGGCTGGGCCTGAGCCTTGTGCGGGCGGTGGTGCATCTGCATGGCGGGCGGCTTGCGCTGGGCGATGCCGGGCCGGGCCTGTCGGCGCGGATCGAGTTGCCCCGCTGATCGCCCGCTTGCGCCATGCCCGCACCCGTGCCAATGGGGCAGGCACCGCACTTGACCCGGAGCGCCCGATGACCCGCCGCCTGACCCTGCCGCTGCCCGACGACATGCACCTGCACCTGCGTGATGGTGCAATGCTGAGCGCGGTGGCGCCGATCACCGCGGCGCAGTTCGGGCGCGCGATCATCATGCCCAACCTCGTGCCCCCCGTCGTGACCGGCGCGCAGGCCGCCGCCTATCGCGAGCGGATCCTTGCGGCCCTGCCCGAGGGCAGCCGGTTCGAGCCGCTGATGACGCTCTACCTGACCGAGGAAACGGACCCCGACGATCTGGCCCGCGCCGCTTCGGACGGCATCATCCGGGCCGTGAAGCTCTACCCGGCGGGTGCCACCACCAACTCCGCCTCGGGCGTGCGCGATTTCGACCGGGTCCGCCCCGTGCTCGAGCGCATGGCCGAGATCGGCCTGCCGCTCTGCGTGCACGGCGAGGTGACCGATCCGGCGGTGGACATCTTCGACCGCGAGGCGGTGTTCATCGAAAGCGTGCTCGACCCGATCCGGCGCGCGACGCCGGGCCTGCGCGTCATCATGGAGCATGTGACCACGAAGGACGGCGTGGACTACATCGCCAGCGCGCCCGAGGGGCTGGCGGGGACGCTGACCACCCATCACCTGATCATCAACCGCAACCACCTGCTGGTGGGGGGCATCCGGCCGCATTACTACTGCCTGCCGGTCGCCAAGCGCGAAAGCCACCGGCTGGCCCTGCGCGCCGCCGCCGTGTCGGGCGATCCGCGCTACTTCCTCGGCACCGACAGCGCCCCGCACCTGGATGCGGCGAAGGAAAGCGCCTGCGGCTGCGCGGGCTGCTTCACCGCGCTCAACACGCTGTCCTGCCTGGCGCATGTGTTCGAGGAAGAGGACGCGCTCGACCGGCTGGCGGATTTCGTGGGCGGGTTCGGTGCGGATTACTACCGGCTGCCCCGCCCCGAGGCCACGATCACGCTGGAAAAGGGCGATGCGCCGCTGGAACTGCCCGCGAAGATCGAGACGGGCGAGGGGGCGGTGACCGTGTTCGATCCGGGCTACCCGC from Halovulum dunhuangense encodes:
- a CDS encoding ATP-binding protein, which codes for MRGVLRGAIWRTTAARIALLFTALFCAGLGIGLGSLYLGTIGVIDRQTDATLDAEIRALSEGYREGGLLRLVGAIEARTGPDARSDNVYLLAGPQGVQIAGNLSGWPDGASFGAAFSFPVQRRDGAEIASREVRAVAFDLGGGYRLLVGRDSSTLEEFRARFIDVALWVAAGTLVMGLALGLILGRRVLARVARAAEAGERIAAGNLDGRVPVSGSGDEFDRLATSVNAMLDRIEALMQGMRIATDSISHDVRKPLTRVRAELDLALRRETDAAGAQAAMARALGQIDAAVGILGRLLDIARAEAGMAGGEWRAVDLSRIAEDAAELYLPLAEERGIALSIDTADRSPAHGEPQLLAQAVANLIDNALKYAPAASGLVRVTAGPLPSGGAFVEVTDNGPGIPTEARDRVTERFVRLDAARGGDGSGLGLSLVRAVVHLHGGRLALGDAGPGLSARIELPR
- the pyrC gene encoding dihydroorotase → MTRRLTLPLPDDMHLHLRDGAMLSAVAPITAAQFGRAIIMPNLVPPVVTGAQAAAYRERILAALPEGSRFEPLMTLYLTEETDPDDLARAASDGIIRAVKLYPAGATTNSASGVRDFDRVRPVLERMAEIGLPLCVHGEVTDPAVDIFDREAVFIESVLDPIRRATPGLRVIMEHVTTKDGVDYIASAPEGLAGTLTTHHLIINRNHLLVGGIRPHYYCLPVAKRESHRLALRAAAVSGDPRYFLGTDSAPHLDAAKESACGCAGCFTALNTLSCLAHVFEEEDALDRLADFVGGFGADYYRLPRPEATITLEKGDAPLELPAKIETGEGAVTVFDPGYPLYWRVA